Proteins co-encoded in one Streptomyces sp. SLBN-31 genomic window:
- a CDS encoding amino acid adenylation domain-containing protein: MTEQTTTPTHAVNAQQAGLWFIHETDPQCSAYHIVFGAEVTADPELGPKVLGILDDLIREHEALRVGLRGGPDGPLQFTPETVPLDVRHTDVRGLAPDALRERVRTDSREPFDLSRPPLWRVHLYRTAERTWVFTAVVHHIVADFWSLALLLSEVRSRLEGTPNRFTLDGSAFASYAEQQQAFLTTDKARALLDAEAKRLADVPPGLDLYGDRPRPPAPSYDGGSAPFALSAEATEAVRRLARETSSTPYTVLLSAYFVLLSRLSGQDDILVGTPTSGRLQRQFRDALGNFVNTVVVRGEVDEESTYRQLLASTRERVLQATRAQELPFPWLVRELAPPRDPSRTPLYQAGFAWDRLPFLHDMDAFFLLDPEPGAELGIAGATLRPFPLPQQEGQTDLWIEMGAERAGAYAGVLRYNTDIFEAGTARELADAFVTTVQTLVARPDEALRTLGRGDDRQRARLAEWGRGPERPVPEATLAGLFRRQAERTPDATALVADGVEWSYARLLRAVEETAAAVRAAGIAVGDRVAVMVERGAPLVTALLGVLESGAAYVPLDPKLPAERLAYMAEDSRARLLLSQRSLSENHMPGLPVLNLEDLGGGASVAEPAAGPADLAYILYTSGSTGRPKGVAIPHHALVNLLLAMGEDTGFSAADRILAVTTISFDIAGLELFLPLVAGGQVIVCDSETASDGAALAARIETSGATWMQATPTSWRMLRDAGWTGAERLNVLCGGEELPLELAEFLHGRVASLRNVYGPTETTIWSTSGVVEPAAGIDIGAPLANTQLYVLDPQGRAVEPSFPGELWIGGDGLAACYWDRPELTAERFVSGLPAAPERRLYRTGDRARWTSEGRLLHHGRLDNQVKLRGYRIELGEVESVLEAIDGVSTAVVVVRGDRLVAYLVAEPGVELRTADVRSAAAVALPPYMVPGIVVVLDELPLTANKKIDRNRLPEPVVTSDAGFEKPRDATEITLVRMWTEILGIPQVGIHDDFFDVGGHSLLAVRLSAAIRAEWDVDVPISVMLRQGTIAELATIVRRGGQESSRTPVVTLREGEPGTRPVFLFHPFGGTVFCYVELTRHLPEGRPVLAIEAPGIQNEGEAEISVEAMATRYIEHLREIQPNGPYAIGGWCFGGVIAYEVAGQLRAAGEEIEMLFGIDSRAPIEENIPESADDATLLSWFARDLAVPAGKTLDIPAEDLRALGGDAAFDHILERAAAIGVLAQDADRAQILRYFEAYLANGIALQTYLPEPNALDLVLLRAADEPADYGAKLGWEALIEGSLHVVDVSGDHNSVMYPPHAEVAAQAIAPHLAPAGPDTAPVSPTATDLEGDRRDGHR, translated from the coding sequence ATGACCGAGCAGACCACGACACCCACCCACGCCGTCAACGCGCAGCAGGCCGGCCTCTGGTTCATCCACGAGACCGATCCGCAGTGCTCGGCGTACCACATCGTGTTCGGCGCCGAGGTCACCGCCGACCCGGAACTGGGGCCGAAGGTCCTGGGCATCCTCGACGACCTGATCCGTGAGCACGAGGCTCTGCGGGTCGGTCTGCGGGGCGGCCCGGACGGGCCCCTGCAGTTCACCCCGGAGACGGTGCCCCTCGACGTCCGGCACACCGACGTCCGGGGCCTGGCCCCGGATGCCCTGCGCGAGCGCGTCCGCACCGACAGCCGGGAGCCCTTCGACCTGTCGCGGCCGCCGCTGTGGCGCGTTCACCTGTACCGCACCGCCGAACGCACCTGGGTGTTCACGGCCGTCGTGCACCACATCGTGGCCGACTTCTGGTCGCTCGCGCTGCTGCTGTCCGAGGTGCGCAGCCGCCTCGAAGGCACGCCGAACAGGTTCACGCTCGACGGCAGCGCCTTCGCCTCCTACGCCGAGCAGCAGCAGGCATTCCTCACCACCGACAAGGCCCGCGCCCTGCTCGACGCCGAGGCCAAGCGGCTGGCGGACGTACCGCCGGGCCTGGACCTGTACGGTGACCGGCCGCGGCCGCCCGCGCCCTCCTACGACGGCGGCTCCGCGCCCTTCGCCCTCTCTGCCGAGGCGACCGAAGCGGTACGGCGCCTCGCCAGGGAGACGTCGTCGACGCCCTACACCGTCCTGCTGTCCGCCTACTTCGTGCTGCTGAGCCGGCTCAGCGGGCAGGACGACATCCTGGTCGGTACGCCGACCTCGGGACGGCTGCAGCGCCAGTTCCGCGACGCCCTCGGCAACTTCGTCAACACGGTCGTCGTACGCGGGGAGGTCGACGAGGAGTCGACGTACCGTCAGCTGCTGGCGTCGACCCGCGAGCGGGTGCTGCAGGCCACCCGGGCGCAGGAACTGCCCTTCCCCTGGCTGGTGCGGGAACTCGCGCCGCCGCGGGACCCGAGCCGGACGCCGCTGTACCAGGCGGGCTTCGCCTGGGACCGGCTGCCGTTCCTGCACGACATGGACGCGTTCTTCCTGCTGGATCCGGAGCCCGGCGCCGAACTCGGCATCGCCGGCGCCACCTTGCGGCCGTTCCCGCTGCCGCAGCAGGAGGGCCAGACCGATCTGTGGATCGAGATGGGCGCGGAACGGGCGGGCGCCTACGCAGGCGTTCTGCGCTACAACACCGACATCTTCGAGGCGGGCACCGCCCGTGAGCTCGCCGACGCCTTCGTCACCACGGTGCAGACTCTGGTCGCCCGCCCCGACGAAGCTCTGCGCACCCTCGGCCGCGGTGACGACCGGCAGCGTGCGCGGCTCGCCGAGTGGGGCCGCGGTCCCGAACGCCCGGTGCCCGAGGCCACGTTGGCGGGTCTCTTCCGCCGGCAGGCCGAGCGAACGCCCGACGCGACCGCGCTGGTGGCCGACGGCGTGGAGTGGAGCTACGCCCGGCTGCTGAGGGCCGTCGAGGAGACCGCGGCGGCGGTGCGGGCCGCCGGGATCGCCGTCGGTGACCGCGTCGCGGTGATGGTGGAGCGCGGCGCACCGCTGGTGACGGCCCTGCTGGGCGTCCTGGAGTCCGGCGCGGCGTACGTGCCGCTGGACCCCAAGCTGCCCGCCGAGCGGCTGGCGTACATGGCCGAGGACTCCCGCGCCCGGCTCCTGCTCAGCCAGCGGAGCCTGAGCGAGAACCACATGCCGGGCCTGCCGGTGCTGAACCTGGAGGACCTGGGCGGCGGCGCGTCCGTGGCGGAGCCCGCCGCGGGCCCCGCCGACCTGGCCTACATCCTCTACACCTCCGGCTCCACGGGCCGCCCCAAGGGGGTGGCGATCCCGCACCACGCGCTGGTGAACCTGCTTCTCGCCATGGGCGAGGACACCGGGTTCTCCGCGGCCGACCGTATTCTCGCCGTCACCACGATCTCCTTCGACATCGCCGGTCTGGAGCTGTTCCTGCCCCTCGTGGCCGGCGGACAGGTCATCGTGTGCGACAGCGAGACGGCTTCCGACGGCGCAGCGCTCGCGGCCCGTATCGAGACGTCCGGGGCCACCTGGATGCAGGCGACCCCGACCTCCTGGCGGATGCTGCGCGACGCCGGCTGGACCGGGGCGGAACGGCTGAACGTACTGTGCGGCGGTGAGGAACTCCCCCTGGAACTCGCCGAGTTCCTGCACGGCCGGGTGGCGAGCCTGCGCAACGTGTACGGGCCGACCGAGACGACGATCTGGTCCACCTCGGGCGTGGTCGAACCCGCGGCCGGCATCGACATCGGCGCACCGCTGGCCAACACGCAGCTGTACGTCCTCGATCCACAGGGGCGTGCCGTCGAGCCGAGCTTTCCCGGTGAGCTGTGGATCGGTGGTGACGGTCTCGCCGCCTGCTACTGGGACCGGCCGGAGCTGACGGCGGAGCGGTTCGTGAGCGGACTGCCGGCCGCTCCCGAGCGGCGCCTGTACCGCACCGGTGACCGCGCCCGCTGGACCAGCGAGGGGCGGCTGCTGCACCACGGCCGGCTGGACAACCAGGTCAAGTTGCGCGGCTACCGCATCGAACTCGGTGAGGTCGAGTCCGTCCTCGAAGCGATCGACGGAGTGTCCACGGCGGTCGTGGTGGTGCGCGGTGACCGGCTCGTCGCCTATCTGGTGGCGGAACCGGGCGTGGAGCTGCGGACGGCGGACGTCAGGTCGGCGGCCGCGGTGGCGCTGCCGCCGTACATGGTGCCCGGGATCGTGGTGGTCCTGGACGAGCTGCCGCTGACGGCGAACAAGAAGATCGACCGCAACCGGCTGCCGGAACCCGTGGTCACCTCGGACGCCGGCTTCGAGAAACCGCGGGACGCCACCGAGATCACGCTGGTGCGGATGTGGACGGAGATCCTGGGCATCCCCCAGGTCGGCATCCACGACGACTTCTTCGACGTGGGCGGCCACTCCCTGCTCGCCGTCCGGCTCAGCGCGGCCATCCGCGCCGAGTGGGACGTGGACGTCCCGATCTCCGTGATGCTGCGCCAGGGCACCATCGCCGAGCTGGCCACCATCGTGCGACGCGGCGGACAGGAGTCTTCGCGCACCCCGGTCGTCACACTGCGCGAGGGAGAGCCCGGGACCAGGCCGGTCTTCCTGTTCCACCCCTTCGGCGGGACCGTCTTCTGCTACGTCGAGCTGACCCGGCACCTGCCGGAGGGCCGGCCGGTCCTGGCGATCGAGGCACCCGGCATCCAGAACGAGGGCGAGGCCGAGATCAGCGTGGAGGCGATGGCCACCCGCTACATCGAGCACCTCCGCGAAATTCAGCCCAACGGGCCCTACGCCATCGGCGGTTGGTGCTTCGGCGGAGTGATCGCCTACGAGGTCGCCGGGCAACTGCGCGCGGCGGGCGAGGAGATCGAGATGCTCTTCGGTATCGACAGCCGGGCCCCGATCGAGGAGAACATCCCCGAGTCGGCGGACGACGCGACCCTGCTGTCCTGGTTCGCCCGGGACCTCGCGGTGCCCGCCGGGAAGACGCTCGACATCCCGGCGGAGGACCTGCGGGCGCTAGGCGGTGACGCCGCCTTCGACCACATCCTGGAACGGGCGGCCGCCATCGGCGTGTTGGCCCAGGACGCCGACCGCGCGCAGATCCTGCGCTACTTCGAGGCCTACCTCGCCAACGGCATCGCCCTGCAGACCTACCTGCCCGAGCCGAACGCGCTGGACCTGGTGCTGCTGCGCGCGGCCGACGAGCCGGCCGACTACGGAGCGAAGCTCGGCTGGGAGGCCCTGATCGAGGGCTCGCTGCACGTCGTCGACGTGTCCGGCGACCACAACTCGGTGATGTACCCGCCGCACGCGGAGGTCGCCGCCCAGGCGATCGCCCCGCACCTGGCACCGGCCGGTCCTGACACGGCGCCAGTTTCGCCTACCGCCACCGATCTGGAAGGAGACCGTCGTGACGGTCACCGCTGA
- a CDS encoding acyl carrier protein — MSTTHTDLTLDDVRNILIKAVAAEAGVAPVELETDQPFTAYGLDSMAALSVGMEIEDALGLTDPPVDLLWDHPTVDSLAEALWQLMNGEPRAEATDGRR, encoded by the coding sequence ATGAGCACCACACACACCGATCTGACGCTGGACGACGTCCGGAACATCCTCATCAAGGCGGTGGCCGCCGAAGCCGGTGTCGCTCCCGTCGAACTGGAGACCGACCAGCCCTTCACCGCCTACGGCCTCGACTCGATGGCGGCGCTCTCCGTCGGCATGGAGATCGAGGACGCGCTGGGCCTCACCGACCCGCCGGTCGACCTGCTCTGGGACCACCCCACCGTGGACAGCCTGGCCGAGGCCCTGTGGCAGCTGATGAACGGTGAGCCGCGCGCAGAAGCGACGGACGGACGGCGATGA
- a CDS encoding acyl-CoA dehydrogenase: MLTRVIARRDMNVAVSESTQVWMMLAWIGGTAEQQAKHAASVLHGGVVPCLAYSEPEHGADLAANRFVAVPDGGHYVLSGEKWPINRGRTSTHVVVLGTTGDDTTPAKRLQSMFLVDRSQVLSGTVTGVPRVPTHGLRGCDISGVAFDDARVDASARLGAEGEGLELALRGLLITRTFCTGLSLGTGDTMLRTVAGFLSDRILYDGAASEIPYVSESLANAYLSLLVAECESLVAMRGLHLYTEQFSIWGNLTKVQVARMVDFNTKVLARTLGARYFMRAPEHVGTFQKMLRDGAVVSVFDGSEPVCLDSIALQLPALVKAHGHDRDEDWRALYDLGAELPAFEPHRVSVFGRGRDATFASLPALIDRLAALEASAGCDEDRLAVLRAQAEHLRQELDTLLARAHDIRRSAVQNPATPAPETGKTTPPALLRVAEELSDLHAKIAALGIWLFNRDQLDAFFADGAWLEAALTRHKVREYGTGDLDPATARALVDRMNAQRTGHELFSLRTVRLAAPGAREATTA; encoded by the coding sequence ATGCTCACCCGCGTGATAGCCCGCAGGGACATGAATGTCGCCGTGAGCGAGAGCACCCAGGTATGGATGATGCTCGCCTGGATCGGCGGCACCGCCGAACAGCAGGCCAAGCACGCCGCCAGCGTCCTGCACGGCGGCGTCGTCCCGTGCCTCGCCTACTCGGAACCGGAACACGGCGCAGACCTCGCGGCCAACCGCTTCGTGGCCGTCCCCGACGGCGGACACTACGTCCTGTCCGGCGAGAAGTGGCCGATCAACCGGGGACGGACCTCCACCCACGTCGTCGTCCTCGGCACCACCGGTGACGACACCACACCCGCCAAGCGCCTGCAGTCCATGTTCCTCGTGGACCGGTCGCAGGTGCTCTCCGGCACGGTGACCGGCGTCCCCCGCGTCCCCACCCACGGTCTGCGCGGCTGCGACATCAGCGGGGTCGCCTTCGACGACGCCCGGGTGGACGCCTCCGCCCGGCTCGGCGCCGAGGGCGAGGGGCTCGAACTCGCCCTGCGGGGGCTGCTGATCACCCGCACCTTCTGCACCGGACTCTCGCTCGGCACCGGCGACACCATGCTCCGCACGGTGGCCGGCTTCCTCTCCGACCGAATCCTCTACGACGGCGCGGCGAGCGAGATCCCCTACGTCTCGGAGTCCCTCGCCAATGCCTACCTCAGCCTGCTGGTGGCCGAGTGCGAGAGCCTCGTCGCGATGCGCGGACTGCACCTGTACACCGAGCAGTTCAGCATCTGGGGCAACCTCACCAAGGTGCAGGTGGCCCGCATGGTGGACTTCAACACCAAGGTGCTCGCCCGCACGCTGGGCGCCCGGTACTTCATGCGCGCCCCCGAACACGTGGGGACGTTCCAGAAGATGCTCCGCGACGGCGCCGTCGTCTCGGTCTTCGACGGCAGCGAACCGGTCTGTCTGGACAGCATCGCGCTTCAACTGCCCGCCCTGGTCAAGGCTCACGGCCACGACCGGGACGAGGACTGGCGTGCGCTGTACGACCTCGGGGCCGAACTGCCGGCCTTCGAGCCGCACCGGGTGAGCGTGTTCGGCCGCGGCCGCGACGCCACCTTCGCCAGCCTCCCCGCCCTGATCGACCGCCTCGCCGCACTGGAGGCGTCGGCCGGCTGCGACGAGGACCGTCTCGCGGTCCTGCGCGCCCAGGCCGAGCACCTCCGGCAGGAGCTCGACACCCTGCTCGCCCGGGCCCATGACATCCGGCGCTCGGCCGTCCAGAACCCGGCCACCCCGGCCCCCGAGACCGGCAAGACCACTCCGCCCGCCCTGCTGCGCGTCGCCGAGGAACTCAGCGATCTGCACGCCAAGATCGCCGCGCTCGGGATCTGGCTGTTCAACCGCGACCAACTCGACGCGTTCTTCGCGGACGGCGCCTGGCTGGAGGCCGCACTGACGCGCCACAAGGTCCGCGAGTACGGGACCGGCGACCTCGACCCGGCGACCGCCCGGGCCCTCGTCGACCGGATGAACGCCCAGCGCACCGGCCACGAGCTCTTCTCCCTGCGCACCGTGCGCCTGGCGGCCCCGGGCGCCCGCGAAGCCACCACCGCCTGA
- a CDS encoding MarR family winged helix-turn-helix transcriptional regulator has translation MVRSGNAERSEVQLSPRKDFPIAERPGYLLHKAGLVLVEDVEKALGAVGMRIRYFFVLAALSGGPELSQQDLSRLLNLDPTTVVTVIDEMERNQHVERRRNPADRRRYNLILTDSGRQALATADRIATEVESSFFGTLEEGEREALRGMLGRLLAGRWPASVCSD, from the coding sequence ATGGTGCGCAGCGGTAACGCCGAGCGGTCCGAGGTGCAGCTGTCGCCCCGGAAGGACTTCCCCATCGCCGAACGCCCGGGATACCTGCTCCACAAGGCCGGCCTGGTTCTGGTCGAGGACGTCGAGAAGGCGCTCGGCGCGGTCGGCATGCGCATTCGCTACTTCTTCGTGCTGGCCGCCCTCTCCGGAGGCCCCGAACTGTCCCAGCAGGACCTCAGTCGCCTGCTGAACCTCGACCCGACCACGGTGGTCACCGTGATCGACGAGATGGAGCGCAACCAGCACGTCGAGCGCCGACGCAACCCCGCCGACCGCCGCCGCTACAACCTGATCCTCACCGACTCCGGACGTCAGGCCCTCGCGACGGCCGACCGGATCGCCACGGAGGTCGAGTCCTCGTTCTTCGGCACCCTGGAGGAGGGTGAGCGCGAGGCGCTGCGCGGGATGCTCGGCAGGCTGCTGGCCGGCCGCTGGCCCGCATCCGTCTGCTCCGACTGA